Proteins from a genomic interval of Treponema brennaborense DSM 12168:
- a CDS encoding xylulokinase, giving the protein MNGAVICADIGTSSLKTALVDTSGAVLFYVRIRFNGTGGAERWYEAFTSAAAQAKTAARDGGCRVLGICVSGNGPTLAACTGETLLWNETPAETGATLSGDTANRSLFIPRLTLFHSTYPAAWERSPYIFSGPEYLIWRLTGEPLTILPESRYREAYWTEESLAAARLEAEKLPPFVPPAHRAGFLSAQAARQTGLPSDVPVFCGAPDFIVALIGTDTLRAGTVCDRAGSSEGINLCIAPHPASVWTPRQLAPVRILPAVIPDLYNASVLIPDSGIRFSALKKETAPDASYENFVAELIARPKRYAAAYAFLTETAAEVANGVSLLFKLARDAGCPVPSRIRTTGGQAKNGAWLQFKADALGIPIEVTACPDAELIGDAVLACTGLNIFADIQEGAAALVRPNRIFEPHGAAAL; this is encoded by the coding sequence ATGAACGGCGCGGTCATATGCGCGGATATCGGAACGTCTTCACTGAAAACGGCACTCGTCGATACGAGCGGTGCCGTTTTGTTTTACGTCCGCATCAGATTTAACGGAACCGGCGGCGCGGAACGCTGGTACGAAGCATTTACGAGCGCCGCCGCACAGGCAAAGACGGCGGCTCGCGACGGCGGATGCCGCGTTCTCGGGATATGCGTTTCGGGCAACGGGCCGACGCTCGCCGCCTGCACCGGAGAAACGCTGCTGTGGAACGAAACGCCTGCGGAAACAGGCGCAACGCTCAGCGGCGATACGGCGAACCGTTCGCTGTTCATTCCGCGCCTGACGCTGTTCCACAGCACGTATCCCGCCGCCTGGGAGCGCTCTCCGTATATATTTTCCGGTCCCGAATACCTGATATGGCGGCTGACCGGTGAACCGCTCACGATTCTGCCGGAATCGCGGTATCGGGAAGCATATTGGACAGAGGAATCACTGGCAGCCGCCCGACTGGAGGCTGAAAAATTGCCGCCGTTCGTACCGCCGGCGCACCGCGCGGGGTTTCTGAGCGCCCAAGCGGCGCGGCAAACCGGACTGCCGTCCGACGTGCCGGTTTTCTGCGGCGCGCCGGATTTTATCGTAGCGCTTATCGGAACGGACACACTGCGCGCGGGAACCGTCTGCGACAGGGCCGGCAGCAGCGAAGGAATCAATTTGTGCATCGCGCCTCACCCCGCATCCGTGTGGACGCCGCGGCAACTGGCTCCGGTACGAATTCTGCCGGCGGTAATCCCGGATTTATATAACGCCAGCGTTCTGATTCCCGACAGCGGCATCCGTTTCAGCGCACTCAAAAAAGAGACGGCTCCCGACGCATCGTACGAAAACTTCGTGGCGGAACTTATCGCACGTCCGAAGCGCTACGCCGCGGCTTACGCATTTCTGACCGAAACTGCGGCGGAAGTCGCAAACGGGGTTTCGCTGCTTTTCAAACTGGCACGAGACGCCGGCTGTCCGGTTCCGTCCCGCATACGGACTACCGGCGGGCAGGCAAAAAACGGTGCCTGGCTGCAATTCAAAGCCGACGCACTGGGAATTCCGATTGAAGTTACCGCGTGCCCCGACGCGGAACTGATCGGCGACGCGGTGCTCGCCTGTACGGGACTGAACATCTTTGCCGACATTCAAGAAGGCGCGGCGGCGCTCGTACGACCGAATCGTATTTTTGAACCGCACGGAGCGGCGGCGCTATGA
- the prs gene encoding ribose-phosphate diphosphokinase: protein MPYSEPTNLAVVACPGGEAFAEEVIVHLRHMYKHRFNLKSDVVSKRYKITKDQVIRDLNFLNDLKTSDLCVRGSTDSFRPPKFKVDAQFTYFMNGEFKTEINECIRGKDVFIFQDVENHQPIKLNGGKNLQVLSVNDHIMSMLVTIDAVRQAGAEQITLVVPVYPYSRQHKKKGREGLTASLLGHIYENMGVARIITLDIHSREIVNAFSRTHLENLHASYQIIRELAKLVDLTGGTEDLVVVSPDTGAIDRNKFYATGLKKPLAMIYKERDYSVVTQNAKDTNIKSVKLLGDVHGKAAFLADDMLGTGGTLLKAMEFLKEEGATKVIAAISLPFFTGNAIEQFNEAYKKGLFYRVIGTNAVYHEELLQCEWYISTNVSGLFANVITRLHNNQSLSDLLDNRTIIEKLVKHD from the coding sequence ATGCCCTATTCCGAACCGACGAATCTCGCCGTCGTTGCCTGTCCAGGTGGAGAAGCTTTTGCCGAGGAAGTTATCGTCCATTTGCGCCACATGTATAAACATCGTTTCAATCTGAAAAGCGATGTCGTTTCAAAACGTTACAAAATCACGAAAGACCAAGTTATCCGCGATTTGAATTTTCTGAACGATTTGAAAACTTCGGACCTCTGCGTACGCGGATCAACGGACAGCTTCCGCCCGCCCAAATTCAAAGTGGACGCACAGTTCACTTACTTTATGAACGGGGAATTCAAAACCGAAATCAACGAATGTATCCGGGGAAAAGACGTTTTCATCTTTCAGGACGTTGAAAACCATCAGCCGATTAAACTGAACGGCGGCAAAAACCTGCAGGTGCTGTCCGTCAACGATCACATCATGTCGATGCTCGTTACGATCGACGCGGTTCGGCAGGCGGGCGCGGAACAGATTACGCTGGTAGTGCCGGTGTATCCGTACAGCCGTCAGCACAAGAAAAAGGGCCGCGAAGGACTGACAGCCAGTCTGCTCGGCCACATTTATGAAAACATGGGCGTTGCCCGCATCATTACGCTCGACATCCATTCGCGCGAAATCGTAAACGCGTTCAGCCGGACGCATCTTGAAAACCTGCACGCAAGTTATCAAATCATCAGGGAACTGGCGAAACTGGTGGATCTGACCGGCGGTACCGAAGATTTGGTCGTCGTTTCACCCGATACCGGCGCGATCGACCGCAATAAATTTTACGCGACGGGATTGAAAAAGCCGCTCGCCATGATCTACAAGGAACGCGATTATTCGGTGGTTACGCAGAACGCGAAAGACACGAATATAAAATCCGTCAAGCTGCTCGGCGACGTGCACGGCAAAGCCGCTTTTTTGGCCGACGATATGCTCGGCACCGGCGGAACGCTGCTGAAAGCGATGGAATTTCTGAAAGAAGAAGGCGCGACGAAAGTTATCGCCGCTATCAGCCTGCCGTTCTTTACCGGAAACGCCATCGAGCAATTTAACGAAGCATATAAGAAGGGGCTGTTCTACCGCGTTATCGGAACGAACGCCGTCTATCATGAAGAATTGCTGCAATGCGAATGGTATATCAGCACGAACGTCAGCGGTCTGTTTGCAAACGTCATCACCCGGCTGCACAACAATCAGTCGCTCAGCGATTTGCTCGACAACCGCACGATTATAGAAAAACTGGTAAAACACGACTGA
- a CDS encoding S1C family serine protease, with protein MKLYTKHQMIRTAAVSAALVFACALAVFFMFFRINPPQSSAQEAQTASAQTEPALSASGETSSAQEGAEPQTIMLEEKAVPGSADSFVLQTAVKADPVYTADMKASYTQDELQNISVYEKCNEAVVNINTQVMAINWFLEPVPQEGGSGSGSIIDKRGYVVTNVHVISDAYKIYISLSDGTQYEGRVVGTDSASDIAVLKFDPPAGVELKTIAFGDSDNLKVGQKVIAIGNPFGFDRTMTTGIVSGLGRPIQSSNNTIIRNMIQTDTAINPGNSGGPLLDTQGRMIGINTMIYSTSGSSAGVGFAVPVNTARRVVSDLIQYGTVRRGVIHASYVQLTSAIASYAKLGVSSGLLISELEKNSNAAKAGLAAGTEAVRYGSTRNSRIIYLGGDVITAIDGISVTSLADYYSILESKRPGDTVRVTVYRNKKYQDINVTLAAE; from the coding sequence ATGAAACTGTATACGAAACATCAAATGATCCGTACGGCCGCCGTAAGCGCCGCCCTCGTTTTTGCGTGTGCGCTGGCCGTCTTTTTCATGTTTTTCAGGATAAATCCGCCGCAGTCGTCCGCACAGGAAGCGCAGACGGCGTCCGCGCAAACTGAACCGGCGCTTTCCGCTTCTGGGGAAACTTCTTCGGCACAAGAGGGAGCCGAACCGCAGACGATCATGCTTGAAGAAAAAGCCGTTCCCGGCAGCGCCGATTCGTTCGTGCTCCAGACGGCGGTTAAAGCCGATCCGGTTTACACTGCCGATATGAAGGCTTCGTACACGCAGGATGAACTGCAGAATATCAGCGTGTATGAAAAATGCAACGAAGCGGTCGTGAACATCAACACGCAGGTTATGGCGATAAACTGGTTCTTGGAACCCGTACCGCAGGAAGGCGGTTCCGGTTCCGGTTCCATCATAGACAAACGCGGCTACGTGGTAACCAACGTGCACGTCATTTCCGACGCGTATAAAATTTACATTTCACTTTCCGACGGAACGCAGTACGAAGGCCGCGTCGTCGGGACAGATTCGGCGAGCGATATCGCGGTGCTTAAATTCGATCCGCCGGCGGGAGTCGAACTGAAAACGATTGCGTTCGGCGATTCCGATAATCTGAAAGTCGGCCAAAAAGTGATTGCAATCGGCAATCCGTTCGGTTTCGATCGTACGATGACGACGGGCATCGTTTCCGGTCTCGGACGCCCGATTCAAAGTTCAAACAATACCATTATCCGCAACATGATTCAGACCGACACGGCTATCAACCCCGGAAACTCCGGCGGGCCGCTGCTGGATACGCAGGGACGCATGATCGGTATCAATACGATGATTTATTCCACGTCCGGAAGTTCGGCCGGCGTCGGCTTCGCCGTTCCGGTTAACACGGCGCGCCGCGTGGTGTCGGATCTGATTCAGTACGGTACGGTACGCCGCGGTGTTATTCACGCTTCGTACGTGCAGCTGACTTCCGCGATTGCGTCGTATGCCAAATTGGGCGTTTCTTCCGGTTTGCTGATTTCGGAACTCGAAAAAAACAGCAACGCGGCAAAAGCGGGGCTCGCCGCGGGAACCGAAGCGGTCAGATACGGCAGCACCCGCAATTCGCGCATCATTTATCTGGGCGGCGACGTAATCACCGCGATAGACGGTATCAGCGTTACATCGCTCGCCGATTATTATTCGATTCTTGAAAGCAAGCGGCCCGGCGACACAGTGCGCGTAACGGTGTACCGGAACAAAAAATATCAGGATATCAACGTAACGCTCGCCGCGGAATAG
- a CDS encoding HAD family hydrolase yields MTVYALPDRVHTIIFDIDSTLYTNSAYAFEQIDIQLRRYAAVADISADEARAQIAAYREKWAAEHDGQKISLGNALTAFGIPIAESIRWRRELLEPALFLQPDEELRRTLERLAETYVLICVTNNPVLPARKTLEALGVSDLFPEIIGLDTCGVSKPDRRPFELAARLSGAAVSHCLSVGDRYDIDIALPLSMGMGAVLVSGVADVYRLPYVLKNGTRPE; encoded by the coding sequence ATGACCGTATACGCACTTCCCGACCGCGTGCACACGATCATTTTCGACATAGATTCAACGCTGTATACGAACAGTGCGTACGCCTTTGAGCAAATCGACATTCAGCTCCGCCGCTACGCGGCTGTCGCCGATATCAGTGCGGACGAAGCACGCGCGCAGATCGCCGCGTACCGGGAAAAATGGGCGGCGGAACACGACGGTCAGAAAATAAGTCTCGGAAACGCGCTGACCGCCTTCGGCATTCCAATCGCCGAAAGCATCCGCTGGAGACGCGAACTGCTCGAACCGGCCCTCTTTTTGCAGCCGGACGAGGAACTGCGCCGCACGCTCGAACGTCTTGCCGAAACATACGTACTCATCTGCGTTACGAACAATCCGGTGCTGCCCGCACGAAAAACCCTTGAAGCGCTCGGCGTATCGGATCTGTTTCCTGAAATCATCGGACTCGACACCTGCGGCGTGTCGAAACCGGACAGACGCCCGTTTGAACTTGCGGCGCGTTTGAGCGGCGCGGCCGTTTCGCACTGCCTGTCCGTCGGAGACCGGTACGACATCGACATCGCCCTGCCGCTTTCCATGGGAATGGGGGCCGTTTTGGTTTCGGGCGTTGCCGACGTATATCGGCTTCCGTACGTTCTGAAAAACGGAACTCGGCCTGAATAA
- a CDS encoding diphosphate--fructose-6-phosphate 1-phosphotransferase gives MKSVSALQTARYAYQPKLPAVLRDNEPENVALEFGKPTTALADQAELASLFKHTYGKPEALFKKGANPAAGKKIRVGVILSGGQAPGGHNVIAGLYDGIKKGNKDSVVFGFTGGPSGLIDGEYVEITDSFMDEYRNTGGFDMIGSGRTKIETPEQYAASVATAKKLDLDAIVIIGGDDSNTNAALLAERFAELGEKTRVIGVPKTIDGDLKNEQIETSFGFDTACKTYSELIGNIGRDANSAKKYWHFIKLMGRSASHIALECALQTQPNVCLVSEEVEAQKMTLRRITDDICSVIAKRAANKENFGIVLIPEGLVEFIPEMKSLIAELNDTMAKHEAAFNALSDFAAKKAWLKSNLSAASYETFDSLPDAIAAQFLADRDPHGNVQVSRIETEKLLASMVEKRLAEMKKAGSYTGKFSAYTHFFGYEGRCAFPSNFDADYCYALGYTAFMLIASGVTGYLSSVRNLTAPAEKWTAGGIPLTMMMNMEQRHGSKKPVIRKALVELDGKPFKTFAAHRDEWAVKTSYLFPGAIQYYGPAEVCDLTTKTIKLERC, from the coding sequence ATGAAATCCGTATCAGCATTGCAGACGGCACGCTACGCGTACCAGCCCAAATTGCCGGCTGTTCTCCGCGACAATGAGCCGGAAAACGTTGCCCTTGAATTCGGCAAACCCACGACCGCCCTTGCCGATCAGGCGGAACTCGCCTCGTTATTCAAACATACGTACGGCAAACCCGAAGCCCTGTTTAAAAAAGGCGCGAATCCCGCTGCCGGCAAAAAAATCCGCGTCGGCGTGATTCTGTCCGGCGGACAGGCTCCCGGCGGACACAACGTTATCGCGGGTCTGTACGACGGCATCAAAAAAGGCAATAAGGATTCGGTCGTTTTCGGCTTTACCGGCGGACCGTCCGGTCTTATCGACGGCGAATACGTTGAAATTACCGATTCGTTCATGGACGAATACCGCAATACCGGCGGGTTCGACATGATCGGTTCCGGCCGTACGAAAATCGAAACTCCCGAACAGTACGCCGCTTCCGTTGCGACGGCAAAAAAACTCGATCTGGACGCCATCGTCATTATCGGCGGCGACGATTCCAATACGAACGCCGCGCTGCTTGCAGAGCGTTTTGCCGAATTGGGTGAAAAAACGCGCGTCATCGGCGTACCCAAAACGATCGACGGCGACCTCAAAAACGAACAGATCGAAACCAGCTTCGGCTTCGACACCGCGTGCAAAACCTATTCGGAACTGATCGGTAACATCGGCCGCGACGCGAACAGCGCCAAAAAATACTGGCATTTCATCAAACTGATGGGCCGTTCCGCCAGCCACATCGCGCTTGAATGCGCGCTCCAAACGCAGCCGAACGTCTGCCTCGTTTCAGAAGAAGTCGAAGCGCAGAAAATGACGCTGCGCCGCATCACCGACGACATTTGCTCCGTTATCGCGAAACGCGCCGCCAATAAGGAAAATTTCGGTATCGTGCTGATTCCCGAAGGATTGGTTGAATTCATCCCCGAAATGAAATCGCTGATTGCCGAGTTGAACGATACGATGGCCAAGCACGAAGCCGCGTTTAACGCCCTTTCCGACTTTGCGGCGAAAAAAGCGTGGCTCAAATCCAATTTGAGCGCCGCTTCCTACGAAACGTTCGATTCTCTGCCCGACGCTATCGCCGCACAGTTTTTGGCCGATCGCGATCCGCACGGCAACGTGCAGGTTTCCCGCATCGAAACGGAAAAACTGCTTGCTTCCATGGTTGAAAAACGCCTTGCCGAGATGAAAAAAGCCGGCTCGTATACCGGTAAATTCAGCGCGTACACGCACTTTTTCGGCTACGAAGGCCGCTGCGCGTTCCCGTCGAATTTCGACGCGGACTACTGCTACGCGCTCGGCTACACCGCGTTTATGCTGATTGCAAGCGGCGTTACCGGTTACCTTTCGTCCGTCCGCAACTTGACGGCTCCCGCCGAAAAATGGACAGCCGGCGGTATTCCGCTTACGATGATGATGAACATGGAACAGCGCCACGGCTCGAAAAAGCCGGTTATCCGCAAAGCGTTGGTTGAACTGGACGGCAAACCGTTCAAAACGTTCGCCGCGCATCGCGACGAATGGGCAGTAAAAACAAGCTACTTGTTCCCCGGTGCGATCCAGTATTACGGTCCGGCCGAAGTGTGCGACCTGACGACGAAGACGATCAAGCTGGAGCGCTGCTGA
- a CDS encoding HAMP domain-containing methyl-accepting chemotaxis protein, with product MKMTIRTRLQGSFIIILLFTLIIALAGIYGTETIDKEMEKMYQLHTKSLPYITKMVHQYNQIRTNIRSVIAYPEDMAEFTTASDRAETAFLEDLEEFRKLVVDPDIMKVCNELEKAFTAFNTYRTVDVHPALKKYAETGNQQALIEAKKIVKEQGAIYLKTIEALFDHLIESKTQMAAQADEASTHLFKVLLLTIIIVFIISAIISIIIGLFVTNYITKSIGGEPDYAVAVLGAIGNGELTTQVKLMKNDTTSMLFSIRQLCVQLFNTINTIKTASDQIADGAAQISNSSQTLSSGTSEQASSTEEISSTVEEMASNIRQNADNAIQTAAIAEQTAENSVKGLNAVEQTVSAMRDIASKISIIEDIASQTNLLALNAAIEAARAGEAGKGFAVVASEVRKLAEKSQTAAAGIKELSATSISVAEESGKVISEIVPNIQKTGELVQEIAAASKEQDSGTQQISKAIIQLEQVVQQNASASEEMASMAEELSSKAVQLQESVAFFKIETTEQNAAEKKIIQAKQVVTAGNPSATGNPSAAGKTAAAVKSPKNEPAEFRGERNPFLAATDADFEEF from the coding sequence ATGAAGATGACTATTCGAACCCGATTGCAGGGGAGTTTTATCATCATTTTGCTGTTTACACTGATAATAGCTTTGGCAGGTATCTACGGTACGGAAACCATCGATAAAGAAATGGAAAAAATGTATCAGTTGCACACAAAATCATTGCCGTACATTACAAAAATGGTCCACCAGTACAATCAAATACGGACAAATATCAGGTCTGTTATTGCGTACCCGGAAGATATGGCAGAATTTACAACAGCATCGGATCGCGCGGAAACAGCTTTTCTTGAAGATTTGGAAGAGTTCCGAAAACTCGTTGTGGACCCCGACATAATGAAAGTGTGCAATGAACTTGAAAAAGCTTTTACCGCGTTCAACACCTATAGAACGGTGGACGTACATCCTGCGCTAAAAAAATACGCTGAAACCGGTAACCAGCAAGCGCTTATAGAGGCAAAAAAAATAGTAAAAGAACAAGGTGCAATATATCTGAAAACGATCGAAGCACTGTTCGACCATCTGATCGAAAGTAAAACGCAGATGGCAGCTCAAGCAGATGAAGCAAGCACTCATCTTTTCAAAGTATTATTGCTGACGATAATAATCGTTTTCATCATATCCGCAATAATTTCCATAATAATAGGGTTGTTCGTAACCAATTACATTACGAAATCAATCGGCGGTGAACCCGATTACGCAGTCGCCGTTTTGGGTGCCATTGGAAACGGCGAACTGACGACGCAAGTCAAACTGATGAAAAACGACACAACCAGCATGCTCTTCAGCATTCGGCAATTATGCGTACAACTGTTCAACACGATCAATACCATCAAAACCGCGTCTGACCAGATTGCGGACGGAGCAGCGCAAATCAGCAATTCCAGCCAGACGTTATCGTCCGGAACAAGCGAGCAAGCCTCGTCTACTGAAGAGATTTCATCCACAGTGGAAGAAATGGCTTCAAATATCCGGCAGAATGCCGACAATGCAATCCAAACGGCGGCGATAGCCGAACAAACGGCAGAAAACAGTGTCAAAGGGCTGAACGCCGTAGAACAGACCGTATCGGCGATGCGCGATATTGCATCCAAAATATCCATCATAGAAGACATTGCAAGTCAGACGAACCTGCTGGCACTGAATGCCGCGATTGAAGCAGCCCGCGCCGGAGAAGCCGGTAAAGGATTTGCGGTCGTTGCAAGCGAAGTACGGAAACTGGCTGAAAAAAGCCAAACAGCGGCGGCGGGTATAAAAGAACTTTCCGCAACGAGTATTTCCGTAGCGGAAGAAAGCGGTAAAGTGATCAGTGAAATCGTTCCGAATATACAAAAAACGGGAGAATTGGTACAGGAAATCGCCGCTGCAAGCAAGGAACAGGATTCCGGTACTCAGCAGATCAGTAAAGCAATTATACAGCTGGAACAGGTTGTGCAGCAAAACGCGTCGGCATCCGAAGAAATGGCCTCCATGGCGGAAGAACTGTCGTCAAAAGCAGTGCAGCTTCAAGAATCCGTAGCCTTTTTCAAGATAGAAACGACGGAACAAAACGCTGCCGAAAAGAAAATCATTCAGGCGAAACAGGTCGTAACCGCCGGTAACCCGTCCGCCACCGGTAACCCGTCCGCAGCCGGTAAGACCGCCGCTGCGGTAAAATCGCCGAAAAATGAACCCGCCGAGTTCAGAGGAGAACGGAATCCGTTCCTTGCCGCTACGGACGCGGATTTTGAAGAGTTCTAA
- a CDS encoding GGDEF domain-containing phosphodiesterase, producing the protein MLLNYTIHYDIAAVILLSILGVLYFSKRNIPSYGSKIFTCLIVITGVSAVCECVLNVEFQFLPVSSLIITLTGILYFCISNFLPFAAAAYCFVLSDSEPLGLKSKRRIALLILLSLLPYAAGMFWGVWNAVSPGKQRIDYSAAVTVYLLFVSLLYLTAGAVFLVKKYRRLPVHYFGTAFFFIVVVAAGAVVRLFFPFLLISNFCAAVSMYFLYMYIHKPDNFIDSLTGLFNTTAFASLIDEKFVRKDPFYVIGFVLEDLNFLNNTFGIRSIDELLKIIAVFFTETAERFKKTACSDVYTIATDEFCIVVKTQDMTVVQSMVDCIREKFESVWDFQNTTVTLFSRICVIRCPSDAESAADILDLLTAVGEQQYYRAGRVLFADSLDTTRNRLSRQLDRTIKTSIQNDLISVWYQPIYSISKRRVIGAEALIRMKDENGNFISPEDFIPIAEKNGTILRIGEFVLERVCSMLSDLNLGWYGIEKIDINLSMIQCMQKTLAEQIISITDIYRVPRRILDFEITETAAAYLPKMLQENMERLNSAGAECSLDDYGSGYSNMNYLIELPFNMIKIDKGIVWSADKKLRSRTALAHTITMIKSLGMQVLAEGVETKEQMQWLASLDCDYLQGYYFSKSLPQKDFLAFLAREMQRNGTAEVLPLAGELGDANAGELGDTIEDLEELEEAEPVGEL; encoded by the coding sequence ATGTTGTTGAATTATACCATACATTACGATATTGCTGCGGTGATATTACTCTCCATATTGGGAGTCCTGTATTTTTCAAAAAGGAATATTCCGTCGTACGGCAGTAAAATTTTTACTTGTCTGATTGTGATTACCGGCGTTTCCGCGGTGTGCGAATGCGTATTGAACGTCGAATTTCAATTTCTTCCCGTCTCTTCCCTGATCATTACGCTGACCGGTATACTGTATTTCTGCATAAGCAATTTTCTGCCGTTCGCTGCGGCTGCATACTGTTTTGTGCTTTCTGATTCCGAGCCGCTCGGTCTGAAATCCAAACGACGGATCGCGCTGCTGATTCTGCTGAGTTTGCTTCCGTATGCAGCCGGGATGTTCTGGGGTGTTTGGAACGCCGTATCCCCGGGCAAACAGCGTATCGATTATTCGGCGGCCGTTACAGTGTATCTTTTATTCGTGTCGCTTTTGTATTTGACTGCGGGCGCCGTTTTCCTTGTGAAAAAATACCGGAGGCTGCCGGTTCATTATTTCGGCACGGCGTTCTTTTTTATCGTCGTGGTCGCGGCGGGAGCCGTCGTTCGGCTGTTTTTTCCGTTTCTGCTCATCAGTAATTTTTGTGCCGCCGTTTCGATGTATTTTTTATACATGTATATTCATAAGCCCGATAATTTTATAGACAGTCTCACCGGTTTATTCAATACGACGGCATTCGCTTCTTTGATCGATGAAAAATTCGTGCGGAAAGATCCGTTTTACGTTATCGGGTTTGTGTTGGAAGATCTTAATTTTTTGAACAATACGTTCGGAATCCGCTCCATCGACGAACTGCTTAAAATAATCGCCGTCTTTTTTACGGAAACAGCGGAGCGATTCAAAAAAACGGCTTGTTCCGACGTGTACACGATTGCGACGGATGAGTTTTGTATCGTCGTCAAAACGCAGGATATGACGGTCGTTCAAAGTATGGTGGACTGCATCCGCGAAAAATTTGAATCCGTGTGGGATTTTCAGAATACGACTGTAACACTGTTCTCCCGTATCTGCGTTATCAGATGTCCGTCCGATGCGGAGTCGGCTGCGGATATTCTCGATTTGCTTACCGCCGTAGGCGAGCAGCAGTACTATCGTGCCGGACGGGTTCTTTTTGCCGATTCGCTTGATACGACCCGGAATCGGCTGAGTCGTCAGCTTGATCGTACCATAAAAACCTCGATTCAAAACGATTTGATTTCGGTTTGGTATCAGCCGATTTATTCGATCAGCAAACGGCGCGTTATAGGTGCGGAAGCGCTCATTCGGATGAAAGATGAGAACGGAAATTTCATCTCTCCGGAGGATTTCATTCCGATTGCGGAAAAAAACGGTACGATTTTACGCATCGGAGAATTCGTATTGGAACGGGTGTGCAGTATGCTTTCGGATCTGAATCTGGGATGGTACGGTATCGAAAAGATAGATATCAATTTATCGATGATTCAGTGCATGCAGAAAACGCTGGCGGAACAGATTATTTCCATTACCGATATTTATCGGGTTCCCCGCCGGATTCTGGATTTTGAAATTACCGAAACGGCGGCGGCGTATTTGCCCAAAATGCTTCAGGAAAATATGGAACGGCTCAATTCGGCGGGCGCCGAGTGCTCGCTTGACGATTACGGTTCCGGTTATTCAAACATGAACTATTTGATAGAGCTTCCGTTCAATATGATCAAAATAGATAAGGGAATCGTGTGGTCTGCTGATAAGAAACTCCGTTCGCGTACCGCGCTTGCACACACGATTACGATGATTAAATCACTGGGAATGCAGGTTCTTGCCGAAGGTGTTGAAACGAAAGAGCAGATGCAGTGGCTTGCGTCGCTCGACTGTGATTATTTGCAGGGATATTACTTTTCAAAGTCGCTGCCGCAAAAAGATTTTCTTGCGTTTCTGGCACGGGAAATGCAGCGCAACGGTACCGCCGAAGTGCTCCCGCTTGCCGGCGAACTCGGCGACGCGAATGCCGGCGAACTCGGCGACACAATCGAAGATTTGGAAGAATTGGAAGAAGCAGAGCCGGTCGGCGAGCTGTAG